One segment of Pseudomonas sp. FP2196 DNA contains the following:
- a CDS encoding DoxX family protein, with protein sequence MSTLINKVLFTRAGYGLTILRIAVGVIFAAHGAQKLFGMFGGYGLAGTAQYMESIGLTPGYLMATLAGGTEFFAGLALIIGLLVRPAALGLTFLSLVAIFTVHISNGLFMANNGYEFALALLGGSLAVLIEGAGKLSVDRAIAG encoded by the coding sequence ATGAGCACTCTGATCAACAAGGTACTGTTCACCCGCGCCGGTTACGGCCTGACCATTCTGCGCATTGCGGTCGGCGTGATCTTCGCCGCTCACGGTGCGCAGAAACTCTTCGGCATGTTCGGTGGCTACGGTCTGGCCGGCACCGCGCAGTACATGGAAAGCATCGGTCTGACCCCGGGCTATCTGATGGCCACACTGGCCGGTGGCACCGAGTTCTTCGCCGGTCTGGCCTTGATCATCGGCCTGCTGGTTCGCCCGGCGGCATTGGGCCTGACCTTCCTGTCGCTGGTGGCGATTTTCACCGTGCACATCAGCAACGGTCTGTTCATGGCCAACAATGGTTACGAGTTCGCCCTGGCACTGCTCGGTGGCAGCCTCGCGGTGTTGATCGAAGGTGCCGGCAAGCTCTCGGTGGACCGCGCCATCGCCGGTTGA